The Hemibagrus wyckioides isolate EC202008001 linkage group LG10, SWU_Hwy_1.0, whole genome shotgun sequence genome includes a window with the following:
- the marchf2 gene encoding E3 ubiquitin-protein ligase MARCHF2 yields the protein MTTGECCHLPGSLCDCTGNAALSKTVEESDNRRAQYVTQVTAKDGRLLSTVIKALGTQSDGPICRICHEGGNSEGLLSPCDCTGTLGTVHKSCLEKWLSSSNTSYCELCHTEFTIERRPRPLTEWLRDPGPRNEKRTLFCDMVCFLFITPLAAISGWLCLRGAQDHLHFNSRLEAVGLIALTIALFTIYVLWTLVSFRYHCQLYSEWRRTNQKVRLLIPDAKGAHSTQHSLLSTKLLKKTSDETIV from the exons ATGACCACAGGGGAGTGTTGCCACCTGCCAGGCTCGCTGTGCGACTGCACTGGCAACGCTGCCCTGTCCAAAACTGTGGAGGAGTCGGACAACCGCAGGGCACAGTACGTCACACAGGTCACTGCTAAAGACGGACGCCTGCTCTCCACCGTCATCAAAGCCCTGGGCACACAAAG CGATGGTCCGATTTGCCGGATCTGCCACGAGGGGGGTAACAGTGAAGGGCTCCTTTCACCATGTGATTGCACGGGCACGCTGGGCACGGTACACAAGAGCTGCCTGGAGAAGTGGCTGTCCTCCTCAAACACCAGCTACTGCGAGCTGTGCCACACAGAGTTCACCATCGAGCGCAGGCCGAGGCCTCTCACAGAG TGGCTTAGGGACCCTGGGCCGAGGAATGAGAAGCGCACGCTGTTCTGTGACATGGTGTGCTTCCTGTTCATTACGCCTCTGGCAGCCATATCAGGCTGGCTGTGCCTGCGAGGGGCTCAGGACCACCTTCACTTTAACAGTCGCCTGGAGGCAGTGGGCCTCATCGCCCTTACCATCGCTCTCTTTACCATCTACGTCCTCTGGACTCTG GTGTCATTCCGCTACCACTGTCAGTTGTACTCCGAGTGGAGACGAACCAATCAGAAAGTGCGCCTGCTCATTCCTGACGCCAAGGGTGCCCACTCTACCCAGCATTCCTTGCTCTCCACAAAGCTGCTGAAAAAGACGTCAGACGAGACCATCGTATGA
- the rab11ba gene encoding RAB11B, member RAS oncogene family, a isoform X1, with product MGTRDDEYDYLFKVVLIGDSGVGKSNLLSRFTRNEFNLESKSTIGVEFATRSIQVDGKTIKAQIWDTAGQERYRAITSAYYRGAVGALLVYDIAKHLTYENVERWLKELRDHADNNIVIMLVGNKSDLRHLRAVPTDEARAFAEKNNLSFIETSALDSTNVEEAFKNILTEIYRIVSQKQIADRSAHDESPGNNVVDISVPPTTDGLKGSKFQCCQNL from the exons ATGGGAACCCGAGATGATGagtatgattatttatttaaag TGGTGCTCATTGGAGACTCTGGTGTGGGGAAAAGTAACCTGCTGTCCCGTTTCACACGCAACGAGTTCAACCTGGAGAGCAAGAGCACCATCGGTGTGGAGTTTGCTACTCGAAGCATCCAAGTGGATGGCAAAACCATAAAAGCTCAGATCTGGGACACAGCAGGACAAGAGCGCTACAGAGCAATCACATCAGC GTACTACCGGGGTGCAGTAGGAGCTCTTTTGGTGTATGACATTGCCAAGCACCTGACTTATGAGAATGTAGAGCGCTGGCTGAAGGAGCTGCGTGACCATGCGGACAACAACATCGTCATCATGTTGGTGGGTAACAAAAGTGATCTCCGGCATCTCCGAGCCGTACCCACTGACGAGGCCAGGGCTTTTGCAG AAAAGAACAACCTGTCTTTCATTGAGACCTCAGCTTTGGACTCCACAAATGTTGAAGAGGCTTTTAAAAATATACTCACAG AAATCTACCGTATTGTATCACAAAAGCAGATTGCTGACAGGTCTGCACATGACGAGTCTCCTGGCAACAACGTGGTGGACATCAGCGTTCCCCCAACCACTGATGGGCTGAAGGGCAGCAAATTCCAGTGCTGCCAGAACCTGTGA
- the rab11ba gene encoding RAB11B, member RAS oncogene family, a isoform X2, whose protein sequence is MMMVLIGDSGVGKSNLLSRFTRNEFNLESKSTIGVEFATRSIQVDGKTIKAQIWDTAGQERYRAITSAYYRGAVGALLVYDIAKHLTYENVERWLKELRDHADNNIVIMLVGNKSDLRHLRAVPTDEARAFAEKNNLSFIETSALDSTNVEEAFKNILTEIYRIVSQKQIADRSAHDESPGNNVVDISVPPTTDGLKGSKFQCCQNL, encoded by the exons ATGATGa TGGTGCTCATTGGAGACTCTGGTGTGGGGAAAAGTAACCTGCTGTCCCGTTTCACACGCAACGAGTTCAACCTGGAGAGCAAGAGCACCATCGGTGTGGAGTTTGCTACTCGAAGCATCCAAGTGGATGGCAAAACCATAAAAGCTCAGATCTGGGACACAGCAGGACAAGAGCGCTACAGAGCAATCACATCAGC GTACTACCGGGGTGCAGTAGGAGCTCTTTTGGTGTATGACATTGCCAAGCACCTGACTTATGAGAATGTAGAGCGCTGGCTGAAGGAGCTGCGTGACCATGCGGACAACAACATCGTCATCATGTTGGTGGGTAACAAAAGTGATCTCCGGCATCTCCGAGCCGTACCCACTGACGAGGCCAGGGCTTTTGCAG AAAAGAACAACCTGTCTTTCATTGAGACCTCAGCTTTGGACTCCACAAATGTTGAAGAGGCTTTTAAAAATATACTCACAG AAATCTACCGTATTGTATCACAAAAGCAGATTGCTGACAGGTCTGCACATGACGAGTCTCCTGGCAACAACGTGGTGGACATCAGCGTTCCCCCAACCACTGATGGGCTGAAGGGCAGCAAATTCCAGTGCTGCCAGAACCTGTGA